CCTGGCATACGACGACAACGATCTGCTCGTTGAGGTTACTTCATCCTCATTCAAGCCGACCGACAAGTCACAGAGCGGTGAGTTCAGCGGCGCAACCGGAACTGTCAAGGTCCAGCAGGGCACTGACGGTCTGAACAAGTGGAGCTTCAGCGTTGACGCATCCACCTTCAAGCCAGACGAGTACATCGTCCGTGTTTCCGGTGTAACTGTTGATGCAGTTGAGACTTCACTGTTCAACGTTGTTGAGGCAGGCGGCGCTCCGGCAGCAGCAAAAGAGCCGGCAGCAAAGGTTACCCCAGCAGCACCAGCAGTTAACGCAACCAAGAACGCAACTGCAGCAGCACCAGCAGCAAATGTTACTCAGCAGAACGCAACTCCAACCGAGAAGCCAACCACTGTAGCAACAACTGCAGCAGCAACCGCAAAGCCAACCGAGAAGGCAACCACCGTTCCAACCCCTGAACCGACCAAGAAGTCACCAGGATTTGGCGCAATGGCAGCACTCGCAGGCCTCGGAGCAGTAGCATTCTTTGCACTGCGCCGGAACTAAGGTTGAAAACCTAAATACCCTTTTTTTCTTACCCAGAATTTAACACATTAATCCTGCTAACGTGTGAATCCGAATCGTCTTATCTTTATCAAATATTGGATCTATCCCAAAAATGAGATAGAAAACCCCTTCCATATCGCTTCGCTATTCTATTATCGATAGTGGATCCATGGTCTGGATCGTCTGTATTATATGAAACAATAGCGACGCTATATAAGTCCATGATAATTGTCAATAATTGAAATCCGGACCCATATTGAAAGAATATTTAAAGGATTGGGGGGTGACACCATTCATAGTATCAATTAGGAGTTATATTGAAAAAAAGACGATTTATAAAGAGATTTTTTTACCCGAATTTTACTGAAAACATATTCACAGACTTATCATCAAAATCCTCATAATTCATGTGAATACTTTTGATAGATACCTCATTCAAGGAATAATCAACGTATTAATTTGCTATAATAAATAAAAGAGTGAAATTAATAAAATGCCAAAATATTGAGTTATTGCTTTACTTCAGGCAATCCAGGACCTATAAAATGAGCTGCCCATCGAGTCTCAGGATAACTCTCTAATATCATCTTAAGGAGAACAGTAAGCGGAATTGCAACAATTACACCAGATCCTCCAAGAAAATATCCCCAGAATATCATAGAGATAAAGACTATTGCTGGTGAAAGTTCCAACCCACGACCTGCAAGTTCTGGAAAAATAATGTTTTCAGAGAATAAATTTACCAGTGAGGCTATGAGTATCACCAAACCAGCAGTAAGAGGACTGATGTCAATAAGTGCCAACACTGCCGGGGGAATTACTGCAATAAGAAATCCGATGTACGGAACAAAATTTAATATAAACATCATAACCCCCCATAACAGGGGATCCTGAACTCCAAGGAAGACAAGTGCAATACCAAACCCTGCACCGGTAACCAGATTGACCTTTGTCCTGATAATAACATAATCTACCACAATAGATCCGAATTCATGAATCCGGTCAGCAAGTTCCTGTTTATAGGATCCAAGCACGACATCTATTTTACGAGAAAATGATGACGCTTCCAGGAGAAGAAACAGTGTGGTAAAAAGAACGATAAATAATGTTGAAACCTGACCAATAATAGAATATACAGCATCAGAGGAAAAAGCTGAAAGTGATCCTGACATCTGTGTGACCGGAAGGATACTCCCCATATCTATACCAAATTGAGAGAGAGAAGACTGAAGAATATGCATATTTGAACTGATACCTTCAGATATCTTTGGCAGATGGCTTATAAGTGGCGAAACCGAAAATAAAATGATACCACCTACAATCATGAGACAGGCGACAAAGATACTAAAAGCGATATACCCTGAAGTGCGTACAGAAAATCCTTTTTTCTGAAACCATAAAGAGACAAACGAAAAGATGATCGCAGCAAAAACTGACATGAGGAGCGGCCCGATAAAGCCACCAGCCATTTTGAAACCAGTTAAAATAATAAAGCAACAGGCCCCTAAAAAAAGAAATCTGTCAATCTGCGGATAATCAGAAAAGGTAAGCATATAATAAATTTAGAGGGAAAGAAAAAATACCTGCGTCTACGCAGGCCGATTTATGCCCAATCAGGGATGTAAAGAATTTGTTCAGAATCCAATCCTGTTTATTGATGAAGAAAAACAGTTGTAAATTCCCGTTCAAAAACTTGAAACATTAAATTGAATAGACTCAGGCCGGGATCATCCGTTGTATGATGGAAACCAAATCACTCATCAGATAATGCCTGGTGTACTTCCCCTCTTTTACAAGTCTTACACATTCTTCCTGTGCCAGCACCTGAACCATCCGAGTAACTGTAGAGCTTGCCACTCCCAGATAATCAGCAATCTCCCGGCGGGTTATGCCAGGTTTCTGATGAATTAATGATAGAATTTTTCCAGTCTGGCCTGAGGAATAGTAAGATAAAAATTTCTGTTCCCTTAAAGAAAATGCATTATGATTTTCAAAGAAATGAAATGATTTTCCCGGGCTATATATTGTAATGTAATCTTTCTCCACTATCTGATCAATATGATAACGCAGAGTTCTTTCATTACAGTCTGAGAGGACGGCAAGTCTGGTCATGTCAATACCCGGATTTGAACAGATAATACTGAATATTTTTCTCCGGGTTTCATTTTCCAGAACATTATGTGCTGTAATTCTCCTGTATCCCCTGAATTGATGAAGAGTTCGGAGTGCCTGATCGATATCAGCAATTAAATTTGATAATCGCCAATGTTCATTCATCCCGGTATGGGCCCAGGGAAATGATGAAGAGTGCTCCTGATCATCAGATTCGTTTTCCGGCTCATCCTCAAATGAAATTCTATTCTCTGAAACAGAACAATCAAGAGGAAAACCAAGTGTAATGAGAAACAGACCACATGCAAAACCCAGATTGGTGTATTGCATAACTCTATAGAATTACATGTACAAAAAGAAAACCTTTTCTTATTTTATTTATTATAGAGCATCGGTAGCTGATGAGACCAGAGTGAGTTTTTGTTACCACTACCTATTTATTAATGGACAGAGAGGATTCGCTATAAAATCGGAGGTGAACACCACATTTCAATAAAATCCTGATACCACACACGGGAGCCCATAGTCTGGTCTAATACACCTATCTTCACAATATTCTGGTTCATCGTAAAAAAACGTAAACCATTTTTTATTTGTTTCAGATGAACAGTAAAATTAAAACGTGGATTAATATCCACGAATTTCCCTACGTACATTTTCAAGATTCTCAATCCGTTTTTCCAGTGCCGGATGAGTAGAGAATAAAGCAGCAAATGATTTTCCGGAAATTGCAGGAATAATGTAAAATGCATTTGCTCCTTCAGCTGCTGCCCGGGTTTCAACAGGCACCCGTTCCATTTTTCCACTGATTTTTTTAAGTGCTGATATGAGTGCATCCGGATCTTCAGTGATAAAGGCTGCCCCGCGATCTGCGGCAAACTCACGATACCTGGACAAAGCCATCATGAGTATTGTTGAAAACACCCATACAATTGCTGCAACAATCCCTGCAATAATCCATGCTCCACCCTGTTCACGGTTAAATAATGAAGCAAACAGAAAGTTGTTCATAATCATTGAAGCAATCATAGCCACAAAACCAGCAACTGTCATTGTCAGAATGTCCCGGTTTTTGATATGGGAGAGTTCATGTGCTAACACTGCTTCAAGTTCAGCCTTATTTAGTGTAACCATAATTGAATCGGTCACTGCCACGACTGCATGGTGAGGACTCCT
The Methanospirillum lacunae genome window above contains:
- a CDS encoding PGF-CTERM sorting domain-containing protein — encoded protein: LAYDDNDLLVEVTSSSFKPTDKSQSGEFSGATGTVKVQQGTDGLNKWSFSVDASTFKPDEYIVRVSGVTVDAVETSLFNVVEAGGAPAAAKEPAAKVTPAAPAVNATKNATAAAPAANVTQQNATPTEKPTTVATTAAATAKPTEKATTVPTPEPTKKSPGFGAMAALAGLGAVAFFALRRN
- a CDS encoding winged helix-turn-helix transcriptional regulator: MQYTNLGFACGLFLITLGFPLDCSVSENRISFEDEPENESDDQEHSSSFPWAHTGMNEHWRLSNLIADIDQALRTLHQFRGYRRITAHNVLENETRRKIFSIICSNPGIDMTRLAVLSDCNERTLRYHIDQIVEKDYITIYSPGKSFHFFENHNAFSLREQKFLSYYSSGQTGKILSLIHQKPGITRREIADYLGVASSTVTRMVQVLAQEECVRLVKEGKYTRHYLMSDLVSIIQRMIPA
- a CDS encoding AI-2E family transporter, with amino-acid sequence MLTFSDYPQIDRFLFLGACCFIILTGFKMAGGFIGPLLMSVFAAIIFSFVSLWFQKKGFSVRTSGYIAFSIFVACLMIVGGIILFSVSPLISHLPKISEGISSNMHILQSSLSQFGIDMGSILPVTQMSGSLSAFSSDAVYSIIGQVSTLFIVLFTTLFLLLEASSFSRKIDVVLGSYKQELADRIHEFGSIVVDYVIIRTKVNLVTGAGFGIALVFLGVQDPLLWGVMMFILNFVPYIGFLIAVIPPAVLALIDISPLTAGLVILIASLVNLFSENIIFPELAGRGLELSPAIVFISMIFWGYFLGGSGVIVAIPLTVLLKMILESYPETRWAAHFIGPGLPEVKQ
- the htpX gene encoding zinc metalloprotease HtpX, with amino-acid sequence MKWQRDTGLSGRIFLTWILLLLVYLIFMGVLMALGLPSMFIIVIAVGMGLVQYFFSDKLVMMTTGARVVEQDEYPDLHLMIEKLCTEADLPKPRIAVMQSPMPNAFATGRSPHHAVVAVTDSIMVTLNKAELEAVLAHELSHIKNRDILTMTVAGFVAMIASMIMNNFLFASLFNREQGGAWIIAGIVAAIVWVFSTILMMALSRYREFAADRGAAFITEDPDALISALKKISGKMERVPVETRAAAEGANAFYIIPAISGKSFAALFSTHPALEKRIENLENVRREIRGY